The genomic segment TCAAAGCAGTAAGAGCGGCAACAGCAGAACCACCAGTCGCCAGCATCGGGTCAGTTACGATCAACTCACGCTCAGCAACATCGGATGGCAGCTTCACATAATACTCAACAGGCTGCAGGGTTTCCGGATCACGGTAAAGACCTACGTGTCCTACTTTGGCAGCAGGGATCAGCCTCATCAGGCCATCCACCATACCAAGACCAGCACGCAGAATCGGTACCAACCCTACTTTTTTACCAGCAATTACATTCGACTGACAGGTAGCCACTGGCGTTTCGATGGTGGTTTCCTCCAACGGCATATCACGAGTAATTTCATAGCCCATCAGAGTAGTCACTTCATCTACCAGTTCGCGAAATTCCTTGGTCCCTGTATTCTTGTCACGAATATACGTAACTTTATGCTGAATCAGCGGATGGTCAAACACATATACACGGCTCATGTCATTTCCTCCGTTTCCCTATCAATGCATCCTTTCCATAATAGCTGGTGAGAGTGGCTCCGTCAATTTGCCTAATCTTCGTACTTTTTCGCATCCTTGATCCCTATCAACAGTGGACAAGTGAAAAAAAAGCAGACCCATATGGGAAAATTTCCACTGGGTCTGCTTCTCGTTGCCTTGCTTAGATATTCAATCCTTCGTACATCGGGAAACGTTGGCACAAAGCTGCCACACGTTGGCGTGCTTCCTCGTGCTTCGCAGCATCCTCTGGGTTTTTCAATGTCAGAGCGATAATCGCTGCTACTTCTTTCATTGCTTCCTCATCAAAACCACGGCTCGTTACTGCTGGCGTACCCATGCGGACACCGCTTGTAACAAACGGGCTTTGTGTATCGTAAGGGATGGTATTCTTGTTCGTAGTAATGCTTACCTCGTCCAACAGATGCTCAGCGACTTTACCTGTCAGGCCGATTTTGCTTACATCAACCAATACGAGGTGGTTATCCGTTCCGCCGGAAACGAGCGTCAGTCCTTCTGCCGTCAATGCCTCAGCAAATGCACGTGCATTCTTGACGATGCGAGTTGCGTAATCCTTGAACTCTGGTTGCAGGTTTTCGCCGAAGGCAACCGCTTTTGCTGCGATCACATGCATCAACGGACCACCTTGAACGCCCGGGAATACGGATTTGTCGATGCCTTTCGCGAATTCTTCTTTGCACAAAATCAAACCGCCACGTGGTCCACGCAGAGTCTTGTGCGTCGTAGAAGTAACGAAATGCGCGTGCGGTACTGGGTTTGGATGCAGACCTGCCGCAACCAGACCAGCGATGTGCGCCATGTCCACCATGAAGTATGCGCCCACTTCATCCGCGATCTCACGGAACTTGGCAAAATCAATCGTACGCGGATAAGCACTCGCGCCACAAACGATCAGTTTTGGCTTGTGCTCCAATGCTTTTGCACGAACAACTTCATAGTTGATCAGGTGAGTATCTTCATCTACACCGTAATCAACGAAATTGTACAGAGTACCGGAGAAGTTTACTGCACTACCATGCGTCAAGTGACCACCGTGGGACAGGTTCATTCCCAGTACAGTGTCGCCTGGCTGAAGAATCGTGAAGTATACAGCCATGTTCGCCTGAGCACCGGAGTGTGGTTGTACGTTTGCATGTTCAGCGCCGAAAATTTCTTTTACGCGGTCGCGCGCGATGTTTTCCACGATATCCACATACTCGCAACCACCATAATAGCGGCGGCCTGGGTAACCTTCTGCGTATTTGTTCGTCAAAACGGTTCCCATTGCTTCCATAACTGCGCGGCTTACGAAGTTTTCAGAAGCAATCAGCTCAATCTTGTCGCGTTGTCTTCCGAGCTCCAATTGGATGGCTTCCATTACTTGCGGGTCTTGTTTACGCAAAAAATCTAGCATAGTAGTTTCTCCTCCTCTTTTACGTGCAGCTTTCATTCGGTAGTGTCTTCTCATACACGGCGCGCGGTCCGCCAATCAGCTTGGGACGTGTGCGCGCTGCCGTAACATGTGCTTGTCCAATGAGACGCAATGTCGGACGAACCGGTACTGCCACATGCTTTAGATGCATGCCGATAAGCGTATGGCCGATGTCTATGCCTGCATGCGCGCGAATTTGCTCCACAAGGGCTGCATCCGTGAACTGTGTAAATGCATGCGCAGCCATAGAGCCTCCAGCAGTCGGAACGGGAACAACCGAAACCTCTTCCAGTCCGTATCGCAATGCCACATCGCGCTCGACGACCAGAGCCCTGTTCAAATGTTCACAACATTGAAAGGCAACAGCAAAGCCGCGTTTCTCTACAACAGATTGGATTCCACGATACAGAGCTTTTGCTACATCTTGGCTGCCAGCTTTTCCGATATGCTCCCCGAGCACCTCGCTGGTACTGCATCCAATCACCATGAGTTGTCCGGCTGCAAGCTCTGCCATATCGGCTACTTCTGCGACAATGTCACTGATTTGTTTTTCGATAGCGGATAAATCCACTTACTTCACTCCCGCATGCTTCGCTTCAATTTGGGAAATTTTTTCCACACGACGCTCATGGCGACCACCTTGAAACTCTGTTTCCAACCAAATTTTCACGATATCAAGCGCAAGACCCGGTCCAATGACCCGCTCACCCATCGCCAACACATTCGTGTTGTTATGCTCACGGGTAGCGCGTGCAGAAAACGTATCATGCACGAGTGCACAACGAATGCCTGGAACCTTGTTGGCTGCGATTGACATGCCGATACCTGTTCCGCAAACGAGAATGCCTCGATCAAACTCCCCCGCTGCCACCTTTTCTGCTACTGGCAAAGCATAATCGGGATAATCAACCGATTCCTCGCAGGTGCAGCCGAAGTCTTCCGTCTGGATGTTCATGGAGGCCAGCAGAGTCTTGATCTCCTCTTTTAGCTTGTATCCACCGTGATCAGCAGCAAGTGCTACTTTCATCTGTCATCCCTCGCTTGTCTCATAATCTTCGTCTAGTATACATCAAAAAACAATAAGTAAAAAGTGAACATTTTTATCTGGTCATTAAAAAATCGTTCGTACTCTCATAAAAAACAAGGCCCTGGCTATACACCAGCACCTTATTCATCCACTGATTTACGAAGACCTGGGTCCTTAAACATCATGGAGAGCCTTTCCAGTGACTCTTCGATTTCTTCGGCACACCTGCGATAATCCATCAGTGATCCCCCATATGGATCGGCAATATCACTAAAGCCTTCTATCCCAACGAACTCCTGCAGGGTATGAACCTTTTCAGCCGCTGAGGGGAAATACGTCAAGATCGCGCGCTTATGACCGTGCGTCATCGTCAAAATGACATCAGACCATTCAATCAACCCTTCGTCTACCTTGCTGGCCTTATGATCGTGGGCAATTCCTCGCTCATCTAATACTTGTTTGGCGTGCAAGGAGGCATCCTGACCGGCAAATGCCGCCACTCCAGCTGAGCGTATCTCAAGTCCCTGTCCGTCTGTCTTCGCACGGAACATCGCTTCTGCCATCGGGCTTCGGCACGTATTTCCCGTACAGACGAATAGTATCCGTTTCACGTATCGTTCCTCCTCTCCTCTTAATTAGTCCGGTTATATCATAAATTTTAACCCAAAACCAAACAAAATAAGTCCACCTACTAATTCGCTATAATCCCCAAGCCACCCTCCCACACTCCTGCCTAACAATAAACCGAAGTAAGACATGGTGGCACCCATGATTCCAAAAAGGGAGATGGCCAAAATTCGATTGACCTCGATCAAGCCGAACGAGAAGCCGACGGTGAAAGCATCCAGGCTGACACTTAATGCGAAGAGCATAAGTCCGAACCCTTTTGTCTTCAACACACTTTTTTGATCCCCTTGGACGAAGCCATTCCATAGCATATGCAAGCCAATGATCATCAGGACACCGCCGCCAATAAACACGGCTATATCTCCAACCAAATCGGACAAGTATGCTCCAACGACAATCCCAATGATCGGCATCATAATGTGAAACAGTCCGATGGTGATACTTACTTTGACAATCTCTCGTAACCGAATCCCGACCATTCCTACGCCAATTCCCAACGAAAAGGCATCCATACTTAAGGCGAAAGCAATAATGAGCAACGTCAAAAATTGCCCCCATTGGAATAACACCTGGTCCAAGCAGCTCCCCTCCCGTCTCTTCACCTTATGCGGACAAGGGGGAGTTTAGGACAGGTTTACACGGACAAGACACGGCCTCCAGCAGCCTTTTCCAAGCGATTCATCACAGCCATACCCAACCCGTTTCGCGGGAAAGTCTCACCAACAATATACTGCACTTCTTGGTCGTCGAATTCCCGCAGCACAGCATAAAGCTGTTGGGCAACCACTTCCAGATCCGCTTGTGATCCGACCACCAGAACGACATCTGCCGCCGCGTGGCTTTGCCAAAACGGAGCTGTTTCTTCCTTTGCGAGCACACCCGTTTTTTGACCGTGCTGCTTCGCCTGTTGCAGCATGTCTTCCATTTTCACCCGAACTTTTTCACTCTCTCCTGACACTAGCCACATTTCCCCTTCAGGAGCGTAATGCGTATATTTCATCCCTGGAGAGCGCGGTGCCTCGGCTGCTCCCACTTGAAAAGAAGGGTCGAGTTCCACATAGCCAATCACTGGTTCCATTTGCTCCCGTGTGATGCCCCCTGGCCGCAGAATCATAGGCGGGTCCTGCGTCACATCAATGACAGTAGACTCTACCCCAACACCTGTTGCCCCACCATCGACCACACCTGCTACGCGTCCATCCAAATCAGCCAATACATGCGCCGCTGTCGTTGGACTCGGACGTCCAGAGCGATTGGCGCTCGGAGCTGCAATCGGTACTCCCGCTTCCTTTATCAGCGCCAAGGCAATCGGATGATCAGGCATGCGAACCCCGACTGAATCCAGTCCTGCCGTTACCAGCGAAGCTACCTGATCCGTTTTTGGCAAAATCACCGTCAAGGGTCCAGGCCAAAACGCCTCCATCAGCTTTTTCCCTTTCTCCGGAACCTCACTTGCTACCGTGGACAACTGGTCCCACGCTCCAATATGTACAATCAGCGGATTATCGCTGGGTCTGCCTTTTGCTGTAAATATTTTTTCCACTGCTTCATCTGATAATGCATTCGCTCCCAAGCCGTAAACCGTCTCCGTGGGAAACGCGACAACTGCCCCTTCTCGAAGAAAACGGGCTGCATCCACAATCTGTGCACAACTATGCTGATTTTCCACATCGTTATCCACAGACCAGACTTTTGTCACAAAATTCATTTCCATCGTTAAAAAATCCTTTCTCTAGCTCGTTTCTTTGTAAGGAGTGCCTTAAGTATAGATGTGCACCAAAAAGTTTTCAACAGGCTGTGGGTAACTTGTGAATAACTTTTCTGAACAGCGTGGAAAACGGAACATTGTTACCTTTTTTTAACTTCATCCGTCATAGGCTTGTAGTAGAATGAATACGAAAACAAAACAATAACTTTCCCTTTATCGAAAGGACCGTGAATGAAATGTCATCTTTTAAATCCTTAGCTTCCAGCCTGCTTGGCACAGCTGTATTGTTAACAGCCGTCGCTGCTCCAGTATTTGCAGCACCTGCTTCACCTGCACCCTCCACAAAGCCTGCTGTACAAGCGCCAAAGCCACAAGCTAACGGTGTCGTGTTCACACCAAAAACCATTACGGTCGATACGAAAGAATTTCAAGGTAAAGTATCCATCCCAGTGATTAGCGGGATGAAGGATAAAGCTTTTGAAGCAAAACTGAACGCTACTCTGCTGAAAGAAGCACAAACAGGCTTGGCGGAAGGACAAAAAGCCGGCAAAGAAGATGCGGCAGAAGCGAAAAAACACGGCTGGGAGCCACGTCCTCATTCGCTCGACATCTCCTATGAGGT from the Brevibacillus brevis genome contains:
- the upp gene encoding uracil phosphoribosyltransferase, with translation MSRVYVFDHPLIQHKVTYIRDKNTGTKEFRELVDEVTTLMGYEITRDMPLEETTIETPVATCQSNVIAGKKVGLVPILRAGLGMVDGLMRLIPAAKVGHVGLYRDPETLQPVEYYVKLPSDVAERELIVTDPMLATGGSAVAALTALKKRGAKNLKLMCLIAAPEGIKLVQDEHPDVDIYVAAVDEYLNDHGYIVPGLGDAGDRLYGTK
- a CDS encoding serine hydroxymethyltransferase — protein: MLDFLRKQDPQVMEAIQLELGRQRDKIELIASENFVSRAVMEAMGTVLTNKYAEGYPGRRYYGGCEYVDIVENIARDRVKEIFGAEHANVQPHSGAQANMAVYFTILQPGDTVLGMNLSHGGHLTHGSAVNFSGTLYNFVDYGVDEDTHLINYEVVRAKALEHKPKLIVCGASAYPRTIDFAKFREIADEVGAYFMVDMAHIAGLVAAGLHPNPVPHAHFVTSTTHKTLRGPRGGLILCKEEFAKGIDKSVFPGVQGGPLMHVIAAKAVAFGENLQPEFKDYATRIVKNARAFAEALTAEGLTLVSGGTDNHLVLVDVSKIGLTGKVAEHLLDEVSITTNKNTIPYDTQSPFVTSGVRMGTPAVTSRGFDEEAMKEVAAIIALTLKNPEDAAKHEEARQRVAALCQRFPMYEGLNI
- a CDS encoding TIGR01440 family protein is translated as MDLSAIEKQISDIVAEVADMAELAAGQLMVIGCSTSEVLGEHIGKAGSQDVAKALYRGIQSVVEKRGFAVAFQCCEHLNRALVVERDVALRYGLEEVSVVPVPTAGGSMAAHAFTQFTDAALVEQIRAHAGIDIGHTLIGMHLKHVAVPVRPTLRLIGQAHVTAARTRPKLIGGPRAVYEKTLPNESCT
- the rpiB gene encoding ribose 5-phosphate isomerase B, producing the protein MKVALAADHGGYKLKEEIKTLLASMNIQTEDFGCTCEESVDYPDYALPVAEKVAAGEFDRGILVCGTGIGMSIAANKVPGIRCALVHDTFSARATREHNNTNVLAMGERVIGPGLALDIVKIWLETEFQGGRHERRVEKISQIEAKHAGVK
- a CDS encoding low molecular weight protein arginine phosphatase, coding for MKRILFVCTGNTCRSPMAEAMFRAKTDGQGLEIRSAGVAAFAGQDASLHAKQVLDERGIAHDHKASKVDEGLIEWSDVILTMTHGHKRAILTYFPSAAEKVHTLQEFVGIEGFSDIADPYGGSLMDYRRCAEEIEESLERLSMMFKDPGLRKSVDE
- a CDS encoding manganese efflux pump MntP codes for the protein MDQVLFQWGQFLTLLIIAFALSMDAFSLGIGVGMVGIRLREIVKVSITIGLFHIMMPIIGIVVGAYLSDLVGDIAVFIGGGVLMIIGLHMLWNGFVQGDQKSVLKTKGFGLMLFALSVSLDAFTVGFSFGLIEVNRILAISLFGIMGATMSYFGLLLGRSVGGWLGDYSELVGGLILFGFGLKFMI
- a CDS encoding L-threonylcarbamoyladenylate synthase, which codes for MEMNFVTKVWSVDNDVENQHSCAQIVDAARFLREGAVVAFPTETVYGLGANALSDEAVEKIFTAKGRPSDNPLIVHIGAWDQLSTVASEVPEKGKKLMEAFWPGPLTVILPKTDQVASLVTAGLDSVGVRMPDHPIALALIKEAGVPIAAPSANRSGRPSPTTAAHVLADLDGRVAGVVDGGATGVGVESTVIDVTQDPPMILRPGGITREQMEPVIGYVELDPSFQVGAAEAPRSPGMKYTHYAPEGEMWLVSGESEKVRVKMEDMLQQAKQHGQKTGVLAKEETAPFWQSHAAADVVLVVGSQADLEVVAQQLYAVLREFDDQEVQYIVGETFPRNGLGMAVMNRLEKAAGGRVLSV